The following are encoded in a window of Sphaeramia orbicularis chromosome 20, fSphaOr1.1, whole genome shotgun sequence genomic DNA:
- the pdha1b gene encoding pyruvate dehydrogenase E1 subunit alpha 1b isoform X5: MKNMLTVISNALCRITGRNVGTQVLVSRSFADFTPQVTFDIKKCDLHRLEEGPPEKAELTRDQGLQYYRTMQTIRRMELKADQLYKQKIIRGFCHLYDGQEACAAGIEAGINPTDHLITAYRAHGYTYTRGVSVKEILAELTGRKGGVAKGKGGSMHMYAPCFYGGNGIVGAQVPLGAGIALACQYQGNNQLCVSLYGDGAANQGQLFEAYNMAALWKLPCIFICENNKYGMGTSVERAAASTDYYKRGDYIPGLRVDGMDVLCVREATKFAADHCRSGKGPIVMELQTYRYHGHSMSDPGVSYRTREEIQEVRSKSDPISMLKERMLSHNMASVEEFKEMDVEIRKEVEEAAQFATSDPEPPLDDLCNHIFYNNPPLEVRGTHPWAKLKSLS; encoded by the exons atgaaaaatatgttaaCCGTTATCTCTAACGCACTTTGCAGGATCACGGGCAGGAATGTG GGCACACAGGTCTTGGTCTCCCGCTCCTTCGCCGACTTCACTCCTCAGGTGACCTTTGACATCAAG AAATGCGACCTGCACCGTCTGGAGGAGGGTCCCCCTGAGAAGGCAGAGCTGACTCGGGATCAGGGACTGCAGTACTACCGCACCATGCAGACCATCCGCCGCATGGAGCTGAAAGCTGACCAGCTCTACAAACAGAAGATCATCAGAGGCTTCTGTCACCTCTACGACGGACAG GAAGCATGTGCAGCAGGCATCGAAGCGGGCATCAACCCCACGGATCATTTGATCACTGCCTACCGTGCCCATGGATACACCTACACCCGCGGAGTGTCCGTCAAAGAGATCCTGGCTGAGCTCACAG GTCGTAAAGGTGGTGTGGCCAAAGGCAAAGGAGGATCGATGCACATGTACGCACCCTGCTTCTATGGAGGAAATGGCATTGTGGGAGCACAG GTTCCTTTGGGTGCAGGCATCGCTCTGGCCTGTCAGTACCAAGGCAACAATCAGCTGTGCGTCTCATTGTACGGAGACGGAGCAGCCAATCAG GGCCAGCTGTTTGAGGCGTACAACATGGCCGCCCTGTGGAAGCTGCCATGCATTTTCATCTGTGAGAACAACAAGTACGGCATGGGGACGTCTGTGGAGAGAGCAGCAGCCAGCACCGACTACTACAAAAGAGGAGACTATATACCAGGACTGAGA GTGGATGGGATGGATGTCTTGTGTGTCCGAGAGGCTACCAAGTTCGCTGCAGACCACTGCAGATCAGGAAAG GGTCCCATTGTGATGGAGCTGCAGACTTACCGTTACCATGGACACAGCATGAGTGACCCAGGCGTCAG CTATCGCACTCGGGAGGAAATCCAGGAGGTGCGCAGTAAGAGCGACCCCATCTCCATGCTGAAAGAGCGCATGCTCAGCCACAACATGGCATCTGTAGAGGAGTTTAAG GAAATGGATGTGGAAATCCGtaaggaggtggaggaggcagCTCAGTTTGCAACTTCAGATCCAGAGCCACCACTGGACGATTTGTGCAaccacatcttctacaacaaccCGCCACTGGAGGTCCGCGGTACGCACCCATGGGCCAAACTCAAGTCTCTCAGCTAG
- the pdha1b gene encoding pyruvate dehydrogenase E1 subunit alpha 1b isoform X1, translating into MKNMLTVISNALCRITGRNVGAQTVSELLIDLSEYVNLTSPAAPALAQTQRQPPKPPPVSTRASAAELVSTQTDIDRPGTQVLVSRSFADFTPQVTFDIKKCDLHRLEEGPPEKAELTRDQGLQYYRTMQTIRRMELKADQLYKQKIIRGFCHLYDGQEACAAGIEAGINPTDHLITAYRAHGYTYTRGVSVKEILAELTGRKGGVAKGKGGSMHMYAPCFYGGNGIVGAQVPLGAGIALACQYQGNNQLCVSLYGDGAANQGQLFEAYNMAALWKLPCIFICENNKYGMGTSVERAAASTDYYKRGDYIPGLRVDGMDVLCVREATKFAADHCRSGKGPIVMELQTYRYHGHSMSDPGVSYRTREEIQEVRSKSDPISMLKERMLSHNMASVEEFKEMDVEIRKEVEEAAQFATSDPEPPLDDLCNHIFYNNPPLEVRGTHPWAKLKSLS; encoded by the exons atgaaaaatatgttaaCCGTTATCTCTAACGCACTTTGCAGGATCACGGGCAGGAATGTG GGAGCCCAAACAGTGTCGGAG TTGCTGATTGACCTGTCAGAGTACGTCAATCTAACCTCACCAGCGGCGCCCGCCTTGGCACAGACCCAGCGGCAACCACCCAAACCACCACCTGTCAGTACTAGAGCTTCTGCTGCAGAGTTAGTTAGCACCCAGACCGACATAGACAGACCA GGCACACAGGTCTTGGTCTCCCGCTCCTTCGCCGACTTCACTCCTCAGGTGACCTTTGACATCAAG AAATGCGACCTGCACCGTCTGGAGGAGGGTCCCCCTGAGAAGGCAGAGCTGACTCGGGATCAGGGACTGCAGTACTACCGCACCATGCAGACCATCCGCCGCATGGAGCTGAAAGCTGACCAGCTCTACAAACAGAAGATCATCAGAGGCTTCTGTCACCTCTACGACGGACAG GAAGCATGTGCAGCAGGCATCGAAGCGGGCATCAACCCCACGGATCATTTGATCACTGCCTACCGTGCCCATGGATACACCTACACCCGCGGAGTGTCCGTCAAAGAGATCCTGGCTGAGCTCACAG GTCGTAAAGGTGGTGTGGCCAAAGGCAAAGGAGGATCGATGCACATGTACGCACCCTGCTTCTATGGAGGAAATGGCATTGTGGGAGCACAG GTTCCTTTGGGTGCAGGCATCGCTCTGGCCTGTCAGTACCAAGGCAACAATCAGCTGTGCGTCTCATTGTACGGAGACGGAGCAGCCAATCAG GGCCAGCTGTTTGAGGCGTACAACATGGCCGCCCTGTGGAAGCTGCCATGCATTTTCATCTGTGAGAACAACAAGTACGGCATGGGGACGTCTGTGGAGAGAGCAGCAGCCAGCACCGACTACTACAAAAGAGGAGACTATATACCAGGACTGAGA GTGGATGGGATGGATGTCTTGTGTGTCCGAGAGGCTACCAAGTTCGCTGCAGACCACTGCAGATCAGGAAAG GGTCCCATTGTGATGGAGCTGCAGACTTACCGTTACCATGGACACAGCATGAGTGACCCAGGCGTCAG CTATCGCACTCGGGAGGAAATCCAGGAGGTGCGCAGTAAGAGCGACCCCATCTCCATGCTGAAAGAGCGCATGCTCAGCCACAACATGGCATCTGTAGAGGAGTTTAAG GAAATGGATGTGGAAATCCGtaaggaggtggaggaggcagCTCAGTTTGCAACTTCAGATCCAGAGCCACCACTGGACGATTTGTGCAaccacatcttctacaacaaccCGCCACTGGAGGTCCGCGGTACGCACCCATGGGCCAAACTCAAGTCTCTCAGCTAG
- the pdha1b gene encoding pyruvate dehydrogenase E1 subunit alpha 1b isoform X2, with protein MKNMLTVISNALCRITGRNVGAQTVSELLIDLSEYVNLTSPAAPALAQTQRQPPKPPPGTQVLVSRSFADFTPQVTFDIKKCDLHRLEEGPPEKAELTRDQGLQYYRTMQTIRRMELKADQLYKQKIIRGFCHLYDGQEACAAGIEAGINPTDHLITAYRAHGYTYTRGVSVKEILAELTGRKGGVAKGKGGSMHMYAPCFYGGNGIVGAQVPLGAGIALACQYQGNNQLCVSLYGDGAANQGQLFEAYNMAALWKLPCIFICENNKYGMGTSVERAAASTDYYKRGDYIPGLRVDGMDVLCVREATKFAADHCRSGKGPIVMELQTYRYHGHSMSDPGVSYRTREEIQEVRSKSDPISMLKERMLSHNMASVEEFKEMDVEIRKEVEEAAQFATSDPEPPLDDLCNHIFYNNPPLEVRGTHPWAKLKSLS; from the exons atgaaaaatatgttaaCCGTTATCTCTAACGCACTTTGCAGGATCACGGGCAGGAATGTG GGAGCCCAAACAGTGTCGGAG TTGCTGATTGACCTGTCAGAGTACGTCAATCTAACCTCACCAGCGGCGCCCGCCTTGGCACAGACCCAGCGGCAACCACCCAAACCACCACCT GGCACACAGGTCTTGGTCTCCCGCTCCTTCGCCGACTTCACTCCTCAGGTGACCTTTGACATCAAG AAATGCGACCTGCACCGTCTGGAGGAGGGTCCCCCTGAGAAGGCAGAGCTGACTCGGGATCAGGGACTGCAGTACTACCGCACCATGCAGACCATCCGCCGCATGGAGCTGAAAGCTGACCAGCTCTACAAACAGAAGATCATCAGAGGCTTCTGTCACCTCTACGACGGACAG GAAGCATGTGCAGCAGGCATCGAAGCGGGCATCAACCCCACGGATCATTTGATCACTGCCTACCGTGCCCATGGATACACCTACACCCGCGGAGTGTCCGTCAAAGAGATCCTGGCTGAGCTCACAG GTCGTAAAGGTGGTGTGGCCAAAGGCAAAGGAGGATCGATGCACATGTACGCACCCTGCTTCTATGGAGGAAATGGCATTGTGGGAGCACAG GTTCCTTTGGGTGCAGGCATCGCTCTGGCCTGTCAGTACCAAGGCAACAATCAGCTGTGCGTCTCATTGTACGGAGACGGAGCAGCCAATCAG GGCCAGCTGTTTGAGGCGTACAACATGGCCGCCCTGTGGAAGCTGCCATGCATTTTCATCTGTGAGAACAACAAGTACGGCATGGGGACGTCTGTGGAGAGAGCAGCAGCCAGCACCGACTACTACAAAAGAGGAGACTATATACCAGGACTGAGA GTGGATGGGATGGATGTCTTGTGTGTCCGAGAGGCTACCAAGTTCGCTGCAGACCACTGCAGATCAGGAAAG GGTCCCATTGTGATGGAGCTGCAGACTTACCGTTACCATGGACACAGCATGAGTGACCCAGGCGTCAG CTATCGCACTCGGGAGGAAATCCAGGAGGTGCGCAGTAAGAGCGACCCCATCTCCATGCTGAAAGAGCGCATGCTCAGCCACAACATGGCATCTGTAGAGGAGTTTAAG GAAATGGATGTGGAAATCCGtaaggaggtggaggaggcagCTCAGTTTGCAACTTCAGATCCAGAGCCACCACTGGACGATTTGTGCAaccacatcttctacaacaaccCGCCACTGGAGGTCCGCGGTACGCACCCATGGGCCAAACTCAAGTCTCTCAGCTAG
- the pdha1b gene encoding pyruvate dehydrogenase E1 subunit alpha 1b isoform X3, with amino-acid sequence MKNMLTVISNALCRITGRNVLLIDLSEYVNLTSPAAPALAQTQRQPPKPPPGTQVLVSRSFADFTPQVTFDIKKCDLHRLEEGPPEKAELTRDQGLQYYRTMQTIRRMELKADQLYKQKIIRGFCHLYDGQEACAAGIEAGINPTDHLITAYRAHGYTYTRGVSVKEILAELTGRKGGVAKGKGGSMHMYAPCFYGGNGIVGAQVPLGAGIALACQYQGNNQLCVSLYGDGAANQGQLFEAYNMAALWKLPCIFICENNKYGMGTSVERAAASTDYYKRGDYIPGLRVDGMDVLCVREATKFAADHCRSGKGPIVMELQTYRYHGHSMSDPGVSYRTREEIQEVRSKSDPISMLKERMLSHNMASVEEFKEMDVEIRKEVEEAAQFATSDPEPPLDDLCNHIFYNNPPLEVRGTHPWAKLKSLS; translated from the exons atgaaaaatatgttaaCCGTTATCTCTAACGCACTTTGCAGGATCACGGGCAGGAATGTG TTGCTGATTGACCTGTCAGAGTACGTCAATCTAACCTCACCAGCGGCGCCCGCCTTGGCACAGACCCAGCGGCAACCACCCAAACCACCACCT GGCACACAGGTCTTGGTCTCCCGCTCCTTCGCCGACTTCACTCCTCAGGTGACCTTTGACATCAAG AAATGCGACCTGCACCGTCTGGAGGAGGGTCCCCCTGAGAAGGCAGAGCTGACTCGGGATCAGGGACTGCAGTACTACCGCACCATGCAGACCATCCGCCGCATGGAGCTGAAAGCTGACCAGCTCTACAAACAGAAGATCATCAGAGGCTTCTGTCACCTCTACGACGGACAG GAAGCATGTGCAGCAGGCATCGAAGCGGGCATCAACCCCACGGATCATTTGATCACTGCCTACCGTGCCCATGGATACACCTACACCCGCGGAGTGTCCGTCAAAGAGATCCTGGCTGAGCTCACAG GTCGTAAAGGTGGTGTGGCCAAAGGCAAAGGAGGATCGATGCACATGTACGCACCCTGCTTCTATGGAGGAAATGGCATTGTGGGAGCACAG GTTCCTTTGGGTGCAGGCATCGCTCTGGCCTGTCAGTACCAAGGCAACAATCAGCTGTGCGTCTCATTGTACGGAGACGGAGCAGCCAATCAG GGCCAGCTGTTTGAGGCGTACAACATGGCCGCCCTGTGGAAGCTGCCATGCATTTTCATCTGTGAGAACAACAAGTACGGCATGGGGACGTCTGTGGAGAGAGCAGCAGCCAGCACCGACTACTACAAAAGAGGAGACTATATACCAGGACTGAGA GTGGATGGGATGGATGTCTTGTGTGTCCGAGAGGCTACCAAGTTCGCTGCAGACCACTGCAGATCAGGAAAG GGTCCCATTGTGATGGAGCTGCAGACTTACCGTTACCATGGACACAGCATGAGTGACCCAGGCGTCAG CTATCGCACTCGGGAGGAAATCCAGGAGGTGCGCAGTAAGAGCGACCCCATCTCCATGCTGAAAGAGCGCATGCTCAGCCACAACATGGCATCTGTAGAGGAGTTTAAG GAAATGGATGTGGAAATCCGtaaggaggtggaggaggcagCTCAGTTTGCAACTTCAGATCCAGAGCCACCACTGGACGATTTGTGCAaccacatcttctacaacaaccCGCCACTGGAGGTCCGCGGTACGCACCCATGGGCCAAACTCAAGTCTCTCAGCTAG
- the pdha1b gene encoding pyruvate dehydrogenase E1 subunit alpha 1b isoform X4 produces MKNMLTVISNALCRITGRNVGAQTVSEGTQVLVSRSFADFTPQVTFDIKKCDLHRLEEGPPEKAELTRDQGLQYYRTMQTIRRMELKADQLYKQKIIRGFCHLYDGQEACAAGIEAGINPTDHLITAYRAHGYTYTRGVSVKEILAELTGRKGGVAKGKGGSMHMYAPCFYGGNGIVGAQVPLGAGIALACQYQGNNQLCVSLYGDGAANQGQLFEAYNMAALWKLPCIFICENNKYGMGTSVERAAASTDYYKRGDYIPGLRVDGMDVLCVREATKFAADHCRSGKGPIVMELQTYRYHGHSMSDPGVSYRTREEIQEVRSKSDPISMLKERMLSHNMASVEEFKEMDVEIRKEVEEAAQFATSDPEPPLDDLCNHIFYNNPPLEVRGTHPWAKLKSLS; encoded by the exons atgaaaaatatgttaaCCGTTATCTCTAACGCACTTTGCAGGATCACGGGCAGGAATGTG GGAGCCCAAACAGTGTCGGAG GGCACACAGGTCTTGGTCTCCCGCTCCTTCGCCGACTTCACTCCTCAGGTGACCTTTGACATCAAG AAATGCGACCTGCACCGTCTGGAGGAGGGTCCCCCTGAGAAGGCAGAGCTGACTCGGGATCAGGGACTGCAGTACTACCGCACCATGCAGACCATCCGCCGCATGGAGCTGAAAGCTGACCAGCTCTACAAACAGAAGATCATCAGAGGCTTCTGTCACCTCTACGACGGACAG GAAGCATGTGCAGCAGGCATCGAAGCGGGCATCAACCCCACGGATCATTTGATCACTGCCTACCGTGCCCATGGATACACCTACACCCGCGGAGTGTCCGTCAAAGAGATCCTGGCTGAGCTCACAG GTCGTAAAGGTGGTGTGGCCAAAGGCAAAGGAGGATCGATGCACATGTACGCACCCTGCTTCTATGGAGGAAATGGCATTGTGGGAGCACAG GTTCCTTTGGGTGCAGGCATCGCTCTGGCCTGTCAGTACCAAGGCAACAATCAGCTGTGCGTCTCATTGTACGGAGACGGAGCAGCCAATCAG GGCCAGCTGTTTGAGGCGTACAACATGGCCGCCCTGTGGAAGCTGCCATGCATTTTCATCTGTGAGAACAACAAGTACGGCATGGGGACGTCTGTGGAGAGAGCAGCAGCCAGCACCGACTACTACAAAAGAGGAGACTATATACCAGGACTGAGA GTGGATGGGATGGATGTCTTGTGTGTCCGAGAGGCTACCAAGTTCGCTGCAGACCACTGCAGATCAGGAAAG GGTCCCATTGTGATGGAGCTGCAGACTTACCGTTACCATGGACACAGCATGAGTGACCCAGGCGTCAG CTATCGCACTCGGGAGGAAATCCAGGAGGTGCGCAGTAAGAGCGACCCCATCTCCATGCTGAAAGAGCGCATGCTCAGCCACAACATGGCATCTGTAGAGGAGTTTAAG GAAATGGATGTGGAAATCCGtaaggaggtggaggaggcagCTCAGTTTGCAACTTCAGATCCAGAGCCACCACTGGACGATTTGTGCAaccacatcttctacaacaaccCGCCACTGGAGGTCCGCGGTACGCACCCATGGGCCAAACTCAAGTCTCTCAGCTAG